The Candidatus Nitronereus thalassa genome includes the window GTGGAAAGACGGTCGGATTGTGCACGAACGGTTTTATCACAATTAAATCATTCAACCAGTAATAAAGGAGAAACATCATGGCACTCCCAAATCCAGGAATGGAGATTGTTCCAGAGCAAACAGCCCTAGTGATCACCGACCCACAGAATGATTTTTTAAACCCCAGTGGAGCAGCCTGGAGCGTGGTCGGCGAAAGCGTGACTGAAAATAACACCGTTGACCATCTTGATGCTCTCTTTCGAACAGCCAAGGAAACCAACATCCAAGTATTCATTTCGCCGCACTACTATTATCCATCAGACCACGGATGGAAGTTTGAAGGAACATTGGAAGCAGTCATGCACAGCATCAGCATGTTCGATCGTATCGATCCGTTAAATTTGGATGATTTTGAAGATTCTGGTGCCGATTGGCTAGACCGATTTAAACCGTACATTGAAGACGGACAGACCATTGTGGTGAGCCCCCACAAAATCTACGGTCCCGAGACAAACGATCTTGTCCTGCAACTCCGAAAACGGAAATTCAGCAAGGTTATTCTCGCTGGAATGTCATCAAATCTCTGTGTGGAATCACACATGCGAGAGTTTCTTGAGCAAGGTTTTGAAGTGGCCATCGTCAAGGACGCCACCGCTGGAGCGAAAGTTCCTGAAGGAAACGGCTATGAGAGTGCTTTGGTTAACTATCGAATGATGGCTAATACGGTACTGACCACGGAAGAAGTCATTCGCCAGTTACGCGAGACGACCGTTTCAGTTTAATACAAACACTAGCGAAACTTAAGGTT containing:
- a CDS encoding cysteine hydrolase codes for the protein MALPNPGMEIVPEQTALVITDPQNDFLNPSGAAWSVVGESVTENNTVDHLDALFRTAKETNIQVFISPHYYYPSDHGWKFEGTLEAVMHSISMFDRIDPLNLDDFEDSGADWLDRFKPYIEDGQTIVVSPHKIYGPETNDLVLQLRKRKFSKVILAGMSSNLCVESHMREFLEQGFEVAIVKDATAGAKVPEGNGYESALVNYRMMANTVLTTEEVIRQLRETTVSV